CTTTGGCTTCGATATAATGCGCGCTGATCCGCTTGGCATACTGGTCAATAAAATTGGGGACCTGAACGCCGATGAGAATTCCAACTGCAAATGTGATCAACCTCGTGTACTCTTTAATCAGCTTCATACACACCTGCCGCGGGTTATCGGTTATTCGCCTTCGCCTGAATACCCTGCTGCTTGCAACAGGGATGAAAGGCGAGGTGAACCGCGCCGAAGCTCACCTGAGCGTAGGCGGGTTAAAGCTACGGCGCAATTTCGCTTTGATACCCCGCAGCTTGTCGAAGATCCCGGCTTATCGGGGCTGCGGGGAGCTTCATCCACTATAACCTGTCTCAACAAACAGGTATAATTTTGTATCCGCCCCAAGCGGATGTATCCCCGAACATTAAATATCCTAACACAAACTGCGCCGTCTATTCAAATGCTATTTCCGAATCTATTTCCGAACATGGTTGACCAAACCGTAATTTAAAGCCGCATTGAATCGGCTTGTGAAACCTTTCCAAACCGGTTATATTGACTTTCCAAAAGTATCCGGCTGAGTCAATATTCGATCCCATAATGTTTCGTCCTAAAAAGTTTAGGTCATTGGACATTGGGATTTGAGATTTTTTTGTAATTTGGCGCTTTGAATTTGTATTTTTAAAACAAAATTCTAAGGCACGGCCGGTTAGTTCTGATCTGGCCTAAGAACCAGATTTTTCTATGGGGAAAGAATGTATGGCGCTTATCGTTAATGAGATATTTTACAGTATCCAGGGAGAATCCTTATATGCGGGGCTTCCCTGTGTTTTTATACGCCTGACCGGCTGTAATCTGAGATGCACCTACTGCGATACCCGATACGCCTATAAAGAAGGAACAACCCTGGAAATCCCTGAGATACTGGACCGGCTTGCCGGTTATAGCTGCGGGCTCGTAGAAATCACCGGCGGCGAACCGCTTCACCAGCAGGAAACCCCTCTTTTGGTCAAAAGACTGATTGCTGAAAGTTATACCGTACTGCTGGAAACAAACGGAAGTTATGATATCCGCCGGCTGGATCACCGCTGTATAAAAATACTCGACATCAAATGCCCGGGCAGCGGTGAAAATCGACAAAACAGACTGGACAACCTAAAACATCTCCGCCGGACCGATCAGGTGAAATTTGTGATCGGGAACCGTGAAGATTACATCTTCGCCAAAGATATCGTAAAATTGATCCCGGACGGATTACCCCAAAGCCATATCCTCTTTTCACCCGTTCACGAAAAGATAACGGCTCAAACCCTGGCGGAATGGATACTGCAGGATCATCTGGGTGTCCGGCTTCATCTCCAGCTCCATAAGATTCTCTGGCCGAATTCCCATCGTGGGGTCTAGCAGGAGGAGCATTTATCACATGAAAATGAAAAAAAAAGCGGTGGTTCTCTCAAGCGGCGGCCTTGATTCCACCACTGCCATGGCAATGGTAAAAAAAGAAGGCTTTGAAATATACAGCTTGAGCTTCGACTACGGCCAGCGGCACCGTTTTGAGTTGAAAGCAGCCGCCAGAGTTGCAAAAGCCCTGGAGGCCAGAACCCACCTGGTCATCAAACTCGATTTAAGAAAAATCGGCGGTTCAGCCCTGACGGACCGGATCGATGTCCCCAAATCCCGAAAAATCACTGACATGCAAAAAGAGATCCCGGTTACATATGTGCCGGCCCGAAATACGATTTTTTTGTCCCATGCCCTTGCCTGGGCGGAAGTTTCCGGAGCTTCAGACATCGTTATCGGCGTCAATGCGGTTGACTACAGCGGGTATCCGGACTGCCGACCGGAATATATCGAAGTGTTTGAGCGCCTTGCTAACCTTGCAACCAAAGCGGCCGTCGAAAACCGGGTTCAAATAAAAATCCAGGCCCCCCTCCTGTATTTGAGCAAGGCCCGGATTATTAAAAAAGGGGTCGCACTGGGAGTGGATTACAGCATCACCCACAGCTGCTACGACCCTTCCCCGAGAGGGATCTCCTGCGGGCAATGTGACAGTTGCATTCTGCGGTTAAAAGGCTTTAAGGCGGCCGGAATCAAGGATCCGGTTAAATACCGCAAACGGGCGTAAAAAACATTAATCTTTGGGATGGCATTCAACACAGCCGGTCGGCCCGGTTTTCTGCAAGTTCAGTTTTTTGTCGCTTAGCCGCAGACTTTTTTCCTTTGCCGTGTTTTGTCTCTTGATTTCCTGGTGGCACCCGATGCATTTCTGGTGATAGGCTTTTTTGAAATATCTGATTTCTGCGACTGCGGCAGCAGCGCTTTCTTTTTGGGGCGCTTTAACCAGATCATGGCATTCTGAAGTGGTGCATGTTTGCAGTTGGGCGCCCATATCCCAGGTATGGTGGCACTCGTTACAGTTATATATAAAATGTCTGGAATGGGGAAATTCAACCGGATTTTTTGTCGCATCAACCGCTTTGAGCGGCTTTAAATCAATGATACCGATGGGGACGCTTAAATATCCTTCTTTTTCCTTAGCATCCTGTGCCGTTGCAACCAGCGCCATTACACAAAAGACAACCCCTACTGACAACCCCAAGATCACCCTACGCATTATAGACATCCTCATCCCCCTTTGCAAAAATCAAAAATTTTGAAAATTCTATAATACGTCCTTATAAAAATTTCAATGATTATTATGCCAAAACCGCACCGGAAATTCCGGAAAAAAACACGGCGGCATGTCCCCATGAATCGGGCCGATGATTTACTGTACCGACAAAACGGTACGGGTAATATTCAGCCCTAAGGACTCAGGTTTAACTTCGCCCGCTGAATGCGCAACAATGCGGTTGAGTCAGTCGAGTTCAAGCTTCGGGGGTATAAGAGCGATCACTCTTGCGGTTCAGCGGACAATGCTGGAACCGACAAGCCGCTCTAAGGCAAGGTATGGCTGAGCGCCCACCAGAGACTGACCCCCGAAGAAAAAAGTCGGCACCGCCGTCACGCCCATGGCCTTTGACCGGGCCCAATCCCTGTCAACGGCGTGTTGAAACGTTCTGTTTTGGAGAACTTCTGTTGCTTCCACCAGGGGCAGGCCGACCCCCTTGACCAGATCCAACAGGGTGGAAATGTCACCGATATTCCGACCGTCTGCAAAATAGGCGTGAAAAACAGCCTGATGATATGCTTCTCCTTTGCCCTTTTCCTCCGCCCATTTTCCCAGTTCCTGGGCCAAACGGCTGTTATAGGTCTTTGTTCGATCTCCCAGGGGCAAGCCTTCTTCCCCGGCAACCTGTTTGAGGCGGGTCATCATCTGGTGGATATCCACTGAACGGCCGGCAAAAAGATCCGTCAAGAGCAAACCGTCTGCAGGGGTTTCCGGATGCAACGGAAATGCTGTCCAGCGGATTTCGATAAGAAATTTATTTTTTAACTTTTCAATACGCCCGGTAATGAAATAGCACCAGGGTCAGACATAATCTGAAAACACTTCTAAAACATTTACTTCATCCATATGTTTTGTTCCCCTTTATCTGTCACCCAATGGTTCTGTTTCAGTCGGCTGAAGCGGAACGTGAAATTGGTGAAATTGGCAGCCGCCATAAAACGATTTATAGCAGTTTCGCCCCCGGACCGCCTGGATACAGGAAATCTCCTCAACCGAGATCCGATTCCGTCCGGCCGTGTTTGTCAAGACGCAGCAGGTGAGAAATACATGCGGGTATTTCATCTTCATGATGCGTTACATACAGAAGATTGGTGTGGGTTTCCCGCCCGACATAGTCCACTAATTCAAGTACCATCTGACGATTGGCGGTGTCAAGTCCCTGGCAGGGCTCATCCAGAATCAGGATGGCTGGAGACTTTACCATGGCGCGCGCCACCAAAACCATGCGGCGCTCACCATATGAAAGTTTATCAAATCGCTGTTCCGCCTTATCCGGAATCCCCAAAATTTCAAGCCAGCGCCGTGCAGCTGCATACTGCTCCAGCGCGGCGTGGCGGTAGAGACCGATGGAATCGAAAAAACCGGACAGGACCACGTCATATACCTTAATTCGTTTGCGATAATGAATCTGGAGTCCGGATGAAACAATCCCGATTTTCTTTTTGATGTCCCATACGGTTTCCCCCGACCCCTTGCGGCTGCCGAACAGATAGATTTCATTTGCGTATGACTGCAGGTTGTCGCCCAGGATCAAATTCAGCAACGTTGATTTGCCGGAGCCGTTGGGTCCCAGAATCGCCCAGTTTTCCCCTTCGTTCATGGTCCAGTCCAGGCGGTCCAAGACCAACAGGTCACCATACCTGACGGTCGTCTTTTTCATCGTTATCAGGGCCGCGGGGGGCTTTTCAGCCGATGGCTTGGGAGTGCTTTCCTTTTCCGGAAGCCTGAAATGAATCGACGGCTTCCGGTCGAACAGTTCGTCCAGATGCCTATCTGTCAGCACTTTTTCCCGGGGGCCTTTTAAAAAAACCGCGCCATTCTTTACGCAAAGCACCTGTGAAATGTTGGGTACAATTTCTTCAAAGCGGTGTGTGACCAGAACCAGCTGCATTTCGGTGGTCATCAGGCTGTTGATGATATCGGCAAACTGTGCTTTGGCCTCCAAATCAAGCCCGTCAAAGGGCTCATCCAGAATGAGAAGCCGCGGGGAGCGCATCAGTGCGCGGGCTATCAGGATTTTACGCATTTCACCGGTGGATAAATACCGGATGCTCCGGTTCAGCAAGGGCCGGATCCGCAACAAGTCGACTATTTTGTCGAAATTCGCGTCCCATTGATCCGGAACTTCCTTATCCGAACACAGGACCTGGTGGGCGCTGCTAAAGGTATTGATATTACCGGAGAAATACCGGGCATCGTCCTGTTTTTCCTCATGGGCAATCAATCGCTGTTCGAGTTCAAACGATACACATCCGATGGCGTGTTGCGGCTGTGGGTAATAATGCCGGATAATGTTCCCTTTGACAACCGGCAGCTCCCCTGTCAGCGCCTTTACCAAAGAGGATTTGCCGGCGCCGTTTGGACCTAAAACAGCCCAGTGCTGGCGCATCAGTATTTCCCAATCGGTATCCTGGAGGATTAAGCGGTCTTGGATGCGCAGGGTCACGTTCTTGAGCGTTATAAACGGCTGTTGAAAACTGTCTGATCTTTCCATAGGTTTCGTCAGATAAATGAATTTGGCATCTCTGTCAAGTCTTGAAGAAAATTATAGGCATGAACAAACCCCTTGACAACACAGGAAAGTTGCTATGATAATGAACGACATTTTATCACCATGGCTGCATCAACAACCCATCGTGTTTCACATCAATGCCGTTGCAAGCGCCTTTGCGGAATGATTTTATACTTTAACCATAAAATTAGGTTTATCGATTTTACCATCTCAAATTGCTTCGTATAATAATATTGCAAATGAAACCACATCCATTAGAATGAAAGTAGTATATATCCATTTTCACCTGAAAACAGGCGGCGTAACGACTGTATTAAAGCAGCAGGCGAATGCCATCCGCAAGGATGCCGATGTTCTTGTGATTGCTGGAACACCTCCGGAAACTCCCCTGACGGTAGATACCGCTGTTGTCGACGGCCTTGGCTATAGTACCGCCCCTTCAGACAGGCATGAGTCTGAAATGGTTGCCGAATCCGTCATTGGGGCCATTCACCGGAAATGGAAAGACGGTTGTGATCTCATCCACATTCACAATGCAACCCTGGCCAAAAATAAAAATCTGTTAAACATACTTGACGTGCTGCAGCAGCGACATTTTAAGCTCTTTATACAAATCCATGATTTTGCCGAAGACGGACGCCCGTCCGTCTATTTCCATGATGAATATCCCCGCGACTGCCATTACGGTGTGATTAATTCGCGCGACTACCGGGTTTTGTTAAAATCAGGGCTGAAAAAGAAAGGATTGCACAAGCTTTTTAATATGATACGGCCTTGGGGCGCACAACCGGTAAAACCTTTAGGAGGGGAACTGGTATTATACCCGGTCCGGGCCCTGCGCAGGAAAAATATCGGTGAAGCGATCCTCTTGTCAGTGTTTTTCCGTGAAAAGGATTTACTTGCCGTCACGCTCCCTCCCAACAGCCCGATGGATATCCGAAGCTATGAGGGATGGAAGGCATACGTCCGACAAGAAAACCTCCGGGTCCGTTTTGATGCGGGGATGGACGCTGATTTTAGAGAATTGGTCAATTCAGCCAAACTGGTGATCACCACAAGCGTGATGGAAGGATTCGGTTTTTCATTTCTAGAACCCTGGTCTGCCGGTAAATACCTGCTGGGCCGAAAACTCCCTGAAATATGCAAGGATTTTGAAGAGAACGGGATTCTCCTGTCGCACCTGTATTCCCGCATGGATGTGCCGTTGGAATGGATCGGCAAAGACGACTTTATCAGTCGGCGGCTCGCATGTATTGCCGCAAACTGCGGCCGTTATAACTATAAAATCGATCCGGCCCAGGGCTTTCAGGCTGTCCAGAAATCCATCGTCGACGGAATGGTTGATTTTGGAATCCTTGATGAACGATTTCAGAAGATCATTCTCAGCCGCATTCTCAGTAGTTCCGCAGATAAAAACCGCCTGATTGAATGTAATCCCTGGCTGTCGTCAACCGATGGGCTTTCGGACAACACCGGCCTTATCGCACACAATCAGAGCGCCGTCATGAACGCCTATAATGAAAGTCTATACCGGGAAACCCTCTTAAAAACCTATCGCTGCGTCATCCAGACCCCGGTAAAGCACCGGGTCGACAAGGGCATCCTGCTGTCCCAGTTTTTTGACCCGGCGTCCTTCAGTCTGTTGACCTGGGGAGACTATGTTGAATAAACGTACTGCATCCCGCTATCTGAAACCCCTGAAACCGATTCCGACCTCGCTGAG
The window above is part of the Desulfobacterales bacterium genome. Proteins encoded here:
- a CDS encoding radical SAM protein, with product MALIVNEIFYSIQGESLYAGLPCVFIRLTGCNLRCTYCDTRYAYKEGTTLEIPEILDRLAGYSCGLVEITGGEPLHQQETPLLVKRLIAESYTVLLETNGSYDIRRLDHRCIKILDIKCPGSGENRQNRLDNLKHLRRTDQVKFVIGNREDYIFAKDIVKLIPDGLPQSHILFSPVHEKITAQTLAEWILQDHLGVRLHLQLHKILWPNSHRGV
- the queC gene encoding 7-cyano-7-deazaguanine synthase QueC — encoded protein: MKKKAVVLSSGGLDSTTAMAMVKKEGFEIYSLSFDYGQRHRFELKAAARVAKALEARTHLVIKLDLRKIGGSALTDRIDVPKSRKITDMQKEIPVTYVPARNTIFLSHALAWAEVSGASDIVIGVNAVDYSGYPDCRPEYIEVFERLANLATKAAVENRVQIKIQAPLLYLSKARIIKKGVALGVDYSITHSCYDPSPRGISCGQCDSCILRLKGFKAAGIKDPVKYRKRA
- a CDS encoding cytochrome c3 family protein, whose protein sequence is MRRVILGLSVGVVFCVMALVATAQDAKEKEGYLSVPIGIIDLKPLKAVDATKNPVEFPHSRHFIYNCNECHHTWDMGAQLQTCTTSECHDLVKAPQKESAAAAVAEIRYFKKAYHQKCIGCHQEIKRQNTAKEKSLRLSDKKLNLQKTGPTGCVECHPKD
- a CDS encoding DsbA family protein, which gives rise to MTGRIEKLKNKFLIEIRWTAFPLHPETPADGLLLTDLFAGRSVDIHQMMTRLKQVAGEEGLPLGDRTKTYNSRLAQELGKWAEEKGKGEAYHQAVFHAYFADGRNIGDISTLLDLVKGVGLPLVEATEVLQNRTFQHAVDRDWARSKAMGVTAVPTFFFGGQSLVGAQPYLALERLVGSSIVR
- the modF gene encoding molybdate ABC transporter ATP-binding protein ModF, whose protein sequence is MERSDSFQQPFITLKNVTLRIQDRLILQDTDWEILMRQHWAVLGPNGAGKSSLVKALTGELPVVKGNIIRHYYPQPQHAIGCVSFELEQRLIAHEEKQDDARYFSGNINTFSSAHQVLCSDKEVPDQWDANFDKIVDLLRIRPLLNRSIRYLSTGEMRKILIARALMRSPRLLILDEPFDGLDLEAKAQFADIINSLMTTEMQLVLVTHRFEEIVPNISQVLCVKNGAVFLKGPREKVLTDRHLDELFDRKPSIHFRLPEKESTPKPSAEKPPAALITMKKTTVRYGDLLVLDRLDWTMNEGENWAILGPNGSGKSTLLNLILGDNLQSYANEIYLFGSRKGSGETVWDIKKKIGIVSSGLQIHYRKRIKVYDVVLSGFFDSIGLYRHAALEQYAAARRWLEILGIPDKAEQRFDKLSYGERRMVLVARAMVKSPAILILDEPCQGLDTANRQMVLELVDYVGRETHTNLLYVTHHEDEIPACISHLLRLDKHGRTESDLG